One genomic region from Halococcus qingdaonensis encodes:
- the psmA gene encoding archaeal proteasome endopeptidase complex subunit alpha, which translates to MQGQNQQQAYDRGTTIFSPDGRLYQVEYAREAVERGSTSLGVRTEEGVVLVAEQQVRSPLMEGSSIEKLHKVDDHIAVGSAGHVADARQLVDFAREQAQVERLRYSEPIGIETLAGALTDHIQEYTQTGGARPFGVALLVAGIEDGEPRLFETDPSGTATGWSASAVGADRDAILDNLEANYRPDADLDGGIHTALQALASVRDAFEPSEVAISTIDTETEQYRTLDADEIETHLDEIDFEDNDE; encoded by the coding sequence ATGCAAGGACAAAACCAACAGCAAGCCTACGATCGCGGTACCACTATCTTCTCGCCCGACGGCCGACTCTATCAGGTGGAGTACGCCCGCGAGGCGGTCGAGCGCGGAAGCACGAGTCTCGGCGTCCGGACCGAGGAGGGCGTCGTTCTCGTCGCCGAACAACAGGTCCGGTCGCCGCTGATGGAGGGATCGAGCATCGAGAAACTCCACAAGGTCGACGACCACATCGCCGTCGGCTCGGCCGGCCACGTCGCCGACGCCCGCCAGCTGGTCGACTTCGCCCGCGAGCAGGCACAGGTCGAGCGACTGCGCTACAGCGAACCGATCGGCATCGAAACGCTCGCCGGGGCCCTCACCGACCACATCCAGGAGTACACCCAGACCGGCGGTGCGCGACCGTTCGGCGTCGCGCTACTCGTCGCCGGTATCGAGGACGGCGAGCCGCGACTGTTCGAGACCGACCCCTCGGGCACCGCGACCGGCTGGTCGGCGAGCGCCGTCGGTGCCGACCGCGACGCGATCCTCGACAATCTCGAAGCGAACTACCGGCCGGACGCGGATCTCGACGGTGGCATCCACACCGCGCTCCAAGCGCTCGCATCCGTGCGGGACGCGTTCGAGCCGAGCGAGGTGGCGATATCGACGATCGACACCGAGACCGAACAGTACCGGACGCTCGATGCGGACGAGATCGAAACACACCTCGACGAGATCGATTTCGAGGACAACGATGAATAA
- a CDS encoding proteasome subunit beta has translation MNKDRHHTIGLDSEAHATTPEFGGTSQGGDGKTELKTGTTTVGLTTAEGVVLAADMRASAGNMVASKNARKILQIHSSAALTISGSVSAAQSLVESLRAEVRLYETRRDTTMSLNALANVTANRLRSGNFRIVQPVLGGVDDEGAHIYSIGPGGSVMEEAYATSGSGSPFALGVLEGEYDEEASIDETRTTAARAVQSATERDTASGNGLSLATITGDGVDIDTYERVAQAL, from the coding sequence ATGAATAAGGACCGTCACCATACGATCGGGCTCGACAGCGAAGCGCACGCCACCACACCCGAGTTCGGTGGCACGTCGCAGGGAGGCGACGGAAAGACGGAACTGAAGACGGGAACGACGACCGTCGGTCTCACGACCGCTGAGGGCGTCGTGCTCGCCGCCGACATGCGCGCGAGCGCGGGGAACATGGTGGCGAGCAAGAATGCTCGAAAGATACTCCAGATCCACTCGTCGGCCGCACTCACCATCTCCGGGAGCGTGAGCGCGGCCCAATCGCTGGTGGAATCGCTGCGCGCGGAGGTCCGCCTCTACGAGACCCGCCGCGACACGACGATGAGCCTGAACGCGCTCGCGAACGTCACCGCGAACCGCCTGCGAAGCGGGAACTTCCGGATCGTCCAGCCGGTGCTCGGCGGCGTCGACGACGAGGGTGCTCACATCTACAGTATCGGCCCCGGCGGAAGCGTCATGGAGGAGGCGTACGCCACGAGTGGGTCGGGCTCGCCGTTCGCACTCGGCGTCCTGGAAGGGGAGTACGACGAGGAGGCGAGCATCGACGAGACCCGGACCACCGCGGCCCGAGCGGTCCAAAGCGCGACCGAGCGCGACACCGCCAGCGGCAACGGCCTCTCGCTCGCGACGATCACCGGGGACGGCGTCGATATCGACACCTACGAGCGTGTCGCACAGGCCCTCTAA
- a CDS encoding DUF5822 domain-containing protein, whose translation MPEPVETSDPEGVDYGWVMQVTFVLTIVVGAPIVALLSAGTPLDSWNARVSFAVRVGAVVWIVVALGVYGYARRTNDQ comes from the coding sequence GTGCCCGAACCCGTCGAGACGAGCGATCCCGAGGGTGTCGACTACGGCTGGGTGATGCAGGTCACGTTCGTCCTCACGATCGTCGTCGGCGCGCCGATCGTCGCACTGCTCTCGGCGGGCACCCCGCTCGACTCCTGGAACGCGCGCGTCTCCTTCGCCGTCCGGGTCGGCGCGGTCGTCTGGATCGTCGTCGCGCTCGGCGTCTACGGCTACGCGCGCCGGACGAACGATCAGTAG
- a CDS encoding HAD family hydrolase: MTVTVPDDVDAVVYDLDGTLVRLTVDWRAVESEIATVLRDADLDPAGLDAWAMLDAAEDAGVESDVESLIAAAERDGARDARRLPFADEIETELPIGICSLNCEESCHIALEKHELAERMGSVIGRDSVPERKPAPEPLLAAAEELGASPERTLFVGDSAGDEEAAERAGTQFAYVGDGPTSY; encoded by the coding sequence ATGACCGTTACCGTCCCCGACGACGTCGACGCCGTCGTCTACGACCTCGACGGCACGCTCGTGCGCCTCACCGTCGACTGGCGGGCCGTCGAGAGCGAGATCGCCACGGTGCTCCGCGATGCGGACCTCGATCCGGCGGGGCTCGACGCCTGGGCGATGCTCGATGCCGCCGAGGACGCGGGCGTCGAGAGCGATGTCGAGTCGCTCATCGCCGCGGCCGAACGCGATGGCGCACGCGACGCGCGCCGACTCCCGTTCGCCGACGAGATCGAGACTGAACTCCCGATCGGGATCTGTTCACTCAACTGCGAAGAATCCTGTCACATCGCGCTCGAAAAACACGAGCTCGCCGAGCGGATGGGGAGCGTTATCGGTCGCGATTCGGTTCCCGAGCGCAAGCCCGCGCCCGAACCGCTGCTGGCCGCCGCCGAGGAACTCGGTGCGAGCCCCGAGCGGACGCTGTTCGTGGGTGATTCGGCGGGTGACGAGGAGGCCGCAGAGCGGGCCGGTACGCAGTTTGCGTACGTCGGCGACGGGCCGACGAGCTACTGA
- a CDS encoding acyl-CoA dehydrogenase family protein, whose translation MDLTAEQRAIRDTVREFAREEIRPEAERADREERFPEDVWDGLADLDMTGLTTPEEYGGFDADSLTYSLVNEELAGGMLAVATALSVHCLATSCIAEFGDERHRERWLPEMVDGRPVGAFALSEPHAGSNPAAMSTEARREGDEYVINGDKQWITNGERSGVIILFAKTDREDDRSITQFLVPKDTEGLEVGPTEDKLGLRASDTTSLTFDDARIPAANRLTEEGRGLSAALSILTGGRIAIASQAVGLAQHALDESLAYAQEREQFGDAIGEIQTIRHKLAEMRTKVQAGRLLTRDAARRADRGEEHREAASMAKYVASENAVDVASEAVQIHGGYGYTTEGGVERLYRDAKITTIYEGTSNIQKNVIARELLD comes from the coding sequence ATGGACCTCACTGCCGAACAGCGCGCCATCCGCGACACCGTCCGCGAGTTCGCCCGCGAGGAGATCAGGCCCGAGGCCGAGCGGGCCGATCGCGAGGAACGCTTCCCGGAGGACGTCTGGGACGGTCTCGCCGACCTCGACATGACGGGGTTGACGACGCCCGAAGAGTACGGCGGGTTTGACGCCGATTCGCTCACCTATAGTTTGGTGAACGAGGAGCTCGCCGGCGGAATGTTGGCGGTGGCGACGGCACTGTCGGTCCACTGTCTCGCCACCTCCTGCATCGCCGAGTTCGGCGACGAGCGCCACCGCGAGCGTTGGCTGCCCGAGATGGTCGATGGTCGCCCCGTGGGTGCGTTCGCGCTCTCGGAGCCCCATGCCGGCTCGAACCCCGCCGCGATGAGCACCGAGGCACGGCGCGAGGGGGACGAATACGTCATCAACGGTGACAAGCAGTGGATCACCAACGGCGAGCGCTCCGGGGTCATTATCCTCTTCGCGAAGACCGACCGCGAGGACGACCGGAGCATCACGCAGTTCCTCGTGCCGAAGGACACCGAGGGTCTAGAGGTCGGTCCCACAGAGGACAAACTCGGCCTGCGCGCGAGCGACACGACGAGTCTGACGTTCGACGACGCGCGGATTCCGGCCGCAAACCGATTGACTGAGGAGGGCCGAGGGCTGTCGGCGGCGCTGTCGATCCTCACCGGGGGACGCATCGCCATCGCCTCGCAGGCGGTGGGGCTCGCCCAGCATGCCCTCGACGAGTCGCTCGCCTACGCCCAGGAGCGCGAGCAGTTCGGCGACGCCATCGGCGAGATCCAGACGATCCGTCACAAACTCGCCGAGATGCGGACGAAGGTGCAGGCCGGGCGGCTGCTGACGCGGGATGCGGCCCGGCGTGCCGACCGTGGCGAAGAACACCGCGAGGCCGCGAGCATGGCGAAATACGTCGCCAGCGAGAACGCCGTCGACGTGGCCAGCGAGGCGGTCCAGATCCACGGTGGCTACGGCTACACCACCGAGGGCGGCGTCGAGCGCCTCTATCGCGACGCGAAGATCACCACCATCTACGAGGGGACGAGCAACATCCAGAAGAACGTCATCGCCCGCGAGCTGCTCGACTGA
- a CDS encoding helix-turn-helix domain-containing protein, with amino-acid sequence MPKYSTGDSSGGGGSCELCGTASDDLTTAMVSGAELDLCPDCVPHGEQDRRSNRDTGSRDGGSSGRGDRQRAASNVTKFGDASTGDSSHWEREGTNYDRDQLPYLVSEYGDRARSAREEANLDIAALADELDADPKSLTAIEEGRAARAGVGGSLVEALEDRLDVTLVDD; translated from the coding sequence ATGCCCAAATACTCCACCGGCGACTCGTCCGGGGGTGGCGGGAGCTGCGAGCTCTGCGGGACGGCGAGCGACGACCTGACGACGGCGATGGTCTCCGGGGCCGAGCTCGATCTCTGTCCCGACTGCGTCCCCCATGGCGAGCAGGATCGACGGTCGAATCGCGATACCGGGAGTCGTGACGGCGGCTCCAGCGGTCGTGGTGATCGCCAGCGAGCGGCCAGCAACGTCACGAAATTCGGGGACGCCAGCACGGGTGATTCGAGCCATTGGGAGCGCGAGGGAACGAACTACGACCGCGACCAGCTGCCGTATCTCGTCTCCGAGTACGGCGATCGAGCACGGAGCGCACGTGAGGAGGCAAACCTCGATATCGCGGCGCTGGCCGACGAACTCGACGCCGATCCCAAAAGCCTCACCGCGATCGAGGAGGGGCGTGCCGCCCGTGCCGGCGTCGGGGGCTCGCTCGTCGAAGCGCTCGAAGACCGGCTGGATGTGACGCTCGTCGACGACTGA
- a CDS encoding DUF7576 family protein has protein sequence MDEPSDTTPNPGRETESATCENCGARLDPLEWETLSDEPEANEDLHFCDEECIEEWRDEQ, from the coding sequence ATGGACGAGCCAAGTGACACGACGCCGAACCCCGGTCGCGAGACCGAGAGCGCGACCTGTGAGAACTGCGGCGCGCGCCTCGATCCGCTCGAATGGGAGACCCTCAGCGATGAGCCGGAAGCCAACGAGGACCTGCATTTCTGTGACGAGGAATGCATCGAGGAATGGCGAGACGAGCAGTGA